The following proteins are encoded in a genomic region of Cercospora beticola chromosome 8, complete sequence:
- a CDS encoding uncharacterized protein (CAZy:GT20) produces the protein MLSNGGNHSQSTPTLSSLNIRHQLTDNPLAEAEPSKMPSFDETPSPKGRLLLVSNRLPITIKRSDEGHYDFSMSSGGLVAGLSGLSKSTKFQWYGWPGVQVPENELGHVKQRLFDEYSAVPIFMDDELSDRHYNGFSNSILWPLFHYHPGEITFDESAWDGYVEANRIFAKEIAKDVQDNDLVWVHDYHLMLLPAMLREEINKGGPNKKKNVKFGFFLHTPFPSSEIYRILPVRNEILQGVLHCDLIGFHTYDYARHFLSSCARILGLATTPNGVEFGGKLITVGAFPIGIDPDKFVQGLQKDNVIRRIETLKKKFDGVKIIVGVDRLDYIKGVPQKLHALEVFLTEHPEWIGKVVLVQVAVPSRQDVEEYQNLRAVVNELVGRINGKFGTIEFMPIHFMHKSVSFDELTALYSISDVCLVSSTRDGMNLVSYEYIACQQQRHGSLILSEFTGAAQSLNGALVVNPWNTEELADAIHDAVTMGDEQRTMNYQKLAKYVNKYTSAWWGESFVTELTRISEQAEKKLRVRRTSTLDPAGTANDHDLPDGAKKDDSSQPAIADSPGESQTVNATEKETK, from the coding sequence ATGTTGAGCAATGGCGGCAATCACTCCCAGAGCACACCTACCCTTTCGAGTCTCAATATTCGACATCAGCTAACAGATAATCCTTTAGCAGAGGCAGAACCTAGCAAAATGCCGAGTTTCGACGAGACTCCTTCGCCCAAGGGcaggcttcttctcgtctcGAATCGTTTGCCCATCACGATCAAGCGTTCCGATGAGGGCCACTACGATTTCTCAATGTCTTCCGGCGGTCTGGTAGCTGGTCTGTCAGGTCTTTCCAAGAGCACCAAGTTCCAATGGTATGGCTGGCCCGGTGTCCAAGTGCCGGAGAATGAACTCGGCCATGTGAAGCAGCGACTGTTCGACGAGTACAGTGCGGTGCCTATTTTCATGGATGACGAACTTTCTGATCGCCACTACAACGGCTTCTCAAACAGCATCCTCTGGCCACTTTTCCACTACCACCCAGGTGAGATCACCTTCGACGAGTCTGCATGGGATGGCTACGTGGAAGCCAACCGCATTTTCGCCAAGGAGATCGCGAAAGATGTCCAGGATAATGACTTGGTCTGGGTTCATGATTACCACCTGATGCTTCTTCCCGCAATGCTGCGGGAGGAGATCAACAAGGGGGGACCAAACAAGAAGAAAAACGTCAAGttcggcttcttcctccacacTCCATTCCCATCCTCCGAAATCTACCGCATCTTGCCTGTCCGCAACGAAATTCTTCAAGGCGTTCTGCACTGCGATCTGATCGGCTTTCACACATACGACTACGCTAGGCACTTCTTGTCATCATGTGCACGCATCCTGGGACTCGCCACCACTCCAAACGGTGTCGAGTTCGGAGGAAAGCTAATCACTGTCGGCGCCTTCCCGATCGGTATCGATCCAGACAAGTTCGTACAGGGTCTGCAGAAAGACAATGTCATTCGGCGGATAGAGACACTCAAGAAGAAGTTCGATGGTGTCAAGATTATTGTTGGAGTTGATCGTCTCGACTACATCAAGGGTGTCCCTCAGAAGTTGCATGCTCTCGAAGTCTTCCTGACGGAGCACCCGGAGTGGATCGGCAAGGTGGTACTTGTACAGGTCGCTGTGCCATCAAGACAAGACGTCGAAGAGTACCAGAACCTCCGTGCGGTGGTCAATGAGCTTGTCGGTCGCATCAACGGCAAGTTTGGCACCATCGAGTTCATGCCAATCCACTTCATGCACAAGTCCGTCAGCTTCGACGAGCTCACGGCACTCTACTCAATCAGCGACGTATGTCTGGTCAGCTCCACTCGTGACGGCATGAACCTGGTCTCCTACGAGTATATCGCCTGTCAGCAGCAACGCCACGGCTCATTGATCCTGTCGGAATTTACTGGTGCCGCACAGAGCCTCAATGGCGCCCTGGTTGTCAACCCATGGAACACCGAGGAGCTCGCCGATGCCATCCACGATGCCGTCACCATGGGCGATGAGCAGCGCACGATGAACTACCAGAAACTGGCCAAATATGTCAACAAATACACCTCGGCCTGGTGGGGCGAGAGCTTTGTGACAGAACTCACTCGCATCTCAGAGCAAGCTGAGAAGAAACTCCGGGTCCGCCGCACTAGTACTCTGGATCCTGCAGGAACGGCCAACGACCACGACCTCCCGGACGGAGCCAAGAAGGATGATTCTAGTCAGCCTGCGATTGCGGACTCGCCTGGTGAGAGCCAGACTGTGAACGCGACCGAGAAGGAGACTAAGTAA